In the genome of Aspergillus luchuensis IFO 4308 DNA, chromosome 2, nearly complete sequence, one region contains:
- a CDS encoding cyclin family protein (COG:S;~EggNog:ENOG410PN37;~InterPro:IPR006671,IPR036915,IPR012104;~PFAM:PF08613,PF00134;~go_function: GO:0019901 - protein kinase binding [Evidence IEA];~go_process: GO:0000079 - regulation of cyclin-dependent protein serine/threonine kinase activity [Evidence IEA];~go_process: GO:0051726 - regulation of cell cycle [Evidence IEA]), which produces MAVHPYSPYTNFASPTTNTTTGIMDFDRAALHEFIMQPVSRDMISHLAQQAMQVIRCEPHVTAHHAHGQPTPPSTPPLDADLPPLPSVTTFITSLVLRSQVQVPTLMTSLVYLARLRARLPPVAKGMRCTVHRIFLASLILAAKNLNDSSPKNKHWARYTSVRGYEGFGFSLPEVNLMERQLLFLLDWDIRVDEADLLHHLEPFLMPIRRRLQLQEQRQREAQLRQPREWRRFHASADLFAARLHRQKAEGRRLPGESPTRRRLPPSPASSASLSSVSSGSSYCASPASVAESERYRPYPPRRRPSTRSHASVSSPPAVQDVPGLSRAETLPSLSSRASSIAPSSRGDTPASLRTSSSIASMNEVHVVDGSRSPSVSNGYVSMGGTKVEELSQPNKKARHSLSHAHGPGQTHPGFVARFLASAAGSYMGGRRH; this is translated from the coding sequence ATGGCTGTCCATCCCTACTCTCCTTACACCAACTTTGcatcccccaccaccaacaccaccaccggcatcATGGACTTCGATCGGGCGGCGCTGCATGAGTTCATCATGCAGCCCGTCTCGCGAGACATGATCTCTCATCTGGCTCAACAAGCGATGCAGGTCATCCGCTGCGAACCGCATGTGACAGCACATCACGCGCATGGCCAGCCCACTCCCCCCAGCACGCCGCCCTTGGATGCAGACCTGCCTCCTCTACCATCTGTCACCACCTTTATTACCTCGCTAGTGCTCCGCTcgcaggtgcaggtgccgACGCTGATGACCTCGCTGGTCTACCTGGCCCGGTTGCGGGCTCGCCTGCCCCCCGTCGCCAAGGGCATGCGCTGCACAGTGCATCGCATCTTCCTGGCTTCCCTGATTCTGGCAGCCAAGAACCTCAACGACTCCAGTCCAAAGAACAAGCACTGGGCCCGGTACACCTCCGTCCGCGGCTACGAGGGCTTTGGGTTCTCGCTGCCCGAAGTCAACCTGATGGAGCGTCAGCTGCTCTTCCTGCTGGACTGGGATATCCGTGTTGACGAGGCCGACCTCCTGCACCATCTGGAGCCGTTCCTCATGCCCATCCGTCGGCGTCTCCAACTCCAGGAGCAGCGACAGCGCGAGGCTCAGCTGCGTCAGCCCCGTGAATGGCGTCGCTTCCATGCCTCTGCCGACCTGTTTGCTGCTCGCCTTCACCGTCAGAAGGCCGAGGGTCGCCGTCTGCCTGGCGAGTCTCCCACACGGAGACGTCTGCCCCCCAGCCCAGCATCGTCAGCTTCACTTTCTTCCGTCTCCTCAGGCAGCTCCTACTGCGCCTCCCCAGCGTCTGTGGCCGAGTCGGAGCGGTACCGCCCGTACCCACCTCGTCGACGTCCCTCAACCCGCAGTCATGCGtccgtctcttctccgccagctGTACAGGACGTCCCAGGTCTATCACGTGCTGAAACGCTACCCTCGCTCAGCTCGCGCGCTTCCAGCATCGCACCCAGCTCGCGAGGCGACACGCCCGCTAGTCTGCGCACCTCCAGCTCGATAGCCAGTATGAACGAGGTCCACGTGGTGGATGGCAGTCGCAGCCCGTCGGTGAGCAACGGCTATGTCTCGATGGGCGGCACGAAAGTGGAGGAGCTGTCGCAGCCGAATAAGAAAGCCCGACACTCCCTGAGTCACGCACATGGACCCGGACAAACCCACCCGGGGTTTGTAGCGCGGTTCCTGGCATCCGCGGCAGGGTCGTACATGGGAGGCCGCCGGCATTAG
- a CDS encoding putative proline utilization protein PrnX-like (COG:E;~EggNog:ENOG410PFQN;~InterPro:IPR036291,IPR003462;~PFAM:PF02423,PF01488) has translation MPLTILSQTQLRSLLLSLSRDQIIDLQQNLSNALRDYSTGSQEKGCAAAYQPTRTAITRQNGCTTLFMPASTGNTLGMKMISLQDNGQAGCSVDPALDLSSTASRTSSSSRVNQRKSMSSISSEGSEQSMSSQEDDDHTSSSPSSSSKSLTPGCVNQQPIDTGLSNTMGAWPAAGSRDTSPQGTVTLIDETSLPFGLINAHELTPFRTALTATMTLNKRKRVRTVVVFGAGKQAYWHIRLALILRGEGIKRVYIINRSFDRAAQLLRDIYSPENASWRGDVKFSAVSTDFVEYDRILHDALLKADAIFCCTPSTEPLFPAHILTSRDGRRKGRLISAIGSYRPHMTELPPELLRDEVTVHSSHRHFHKHVRRSGVVVVDSLDAALKEAGEIVQAGIRPHQVVELGELLIVRDASRGEGDNSEDGKSLRDWVERGNVIFKSVGMGLMDLVTGGDLVRLAREKGVGTTLEEF, from the coding sequence ATGCCActcaccatcctctctcAAACACAACTCCGGTCTCTCCTCCTGTCGCTCTCGCGCGACCAGATCATCGACCTCCAGCAGAACCTTTCCAACGCTCTGAGGGACTACTCCACCGGTAGCCAAGAAAAGGGCTGTGCGGCCGCCTACCAACCCACGCGCACGGCCATTACCCGTCAGAATGGTTGCACCACTCTGTTCATGCCCGCCAGCACGGGCAACACCCTGGgcatgaagatgatctccTTACAAGATAACGGTCAGGCCGGCTGCTCCGTCGATCCTGCTTTAGACTTGTCCTCCACAGCCTCCCGGACGTCCTCCTCCAGCCGAGTCAACCAGCGCAAGTCCatgtcctccatctcctccgaaGGCAGTGAACAATCCATGTCCTCTCAAGAGGACGACGACcatacctcctcctctccctcctccagcagcaaaTCCCTGACCCCCGGCTGCGTGAATCAGCAACCCATCGACACCGGTTTGTCCAACACCATGGGGGCCTGGCCCGCCGCCGGCTCTCGCGATACCTCCCCACAAGGGACGGTGACACTGATCGACGAGACGAGCTTACCCTTTGGACTGATCAACGCTCACGAACTCACCCCCTTCCGCACTGCCCTGACCGCCACTATGACCCTCAACAAACGCAAGCGCGTCCGGACCGTGGTGGTATTCGGAGCGGGCAAGCAGGCATACTGGCACATTCGGCTGGCGCTGATTCTGCGTGGAGAGGGCATCAAACGGGTGTATATTATCAACCGATCCTTTGACCGCGCTGCCCAGCTGCTGCGTGATATCTACAGCCCCGAGAACGCCAGCTGGCGCGGCGATGTGAAATTCTCCGCTGTCAGCACGGACTTTGTCGAGTACGACCGCATTCTGCACGATGCGTTGCTCAAGGCAGATGCGATTTTCTGTTGCACGCCCTCGACGGAACCGCTCTTCCCTGCACACATCCTCACGTCGCGCGATGGACGCCGAAAGGGCCGTCTGATCAGCGCGATTGGATCATACCGGCCGCATATGACGGAGCTGCCACCTGAGTTGCTGCGCGACGAGGTGACGGTGCACAGCTCGCATCGGCATTTCCACAAGCATGTGCGACGGAGTggcgtggtggttgtggacAGCTTGGATGCGGCGCTGAAGGAAGCCGGCGAGATTGTGCAGGCGGGGATTCGGCCGCATCAGGTGGTGGAATTGGGAGAGCTGCTGATTGTTCGGGATGCGTCGCGCGGGGAGGGCGACAACAGTGAGGATGGCAAGAGTCTTCGGGACTGGGTGGAGCGCGGCAATGTGATCTTCAAGAGCGTGGGGATGGGCTTGATGGATCTGGTGACGGGCGGCGATCTGGTGCGGCTGGCGCGGGAGAAGGGAGTGGGCACGACACTGGAGGAATTTtga